A stretch of Gemmobacter fulvus DNA encodes these proteins:
- the tolR gene encoding protein TolR, translating into MGAGVAKKSGGGGRRGRRRGSSASMSEINITPFVDVMLVLLIIFMVAAPMLTVGVPVELPETAAASLPTEQEEPLAVTIAADGTLFIMSTEVSDEELIPKLMAISAERTSDKVFLRADGAIPYERVAQVMGALNAGNFRNIGLVTDANGPLMGGAVGGAVGGAAAPANDGG; encoded by the coding sequence ATGGGGGCGGGGGTAGCCAAGAAATCGGGTGGCGGCGGTCGGCGTGGACGGCGGCGCGGGTCGTCGGCCTCGATGTCGGAAATCAACATCACGCCCTTCGTGGACGTGATGTTGGTGCTTTTGATCATCTTCATGGTGGCCGCGCCGATGCTGACGGTGGGGGTTCCGGTGGAATTGCCGGAAACCGCTGCGGCAAGCCTGCCGACCGAACAGGAAGAGCCGCTGGCCGTGACCATTGCCGCCGATGGCACCCTGTTCATCATGTCGACCGAAGTGTCAGACGAAGAGCTGATCCCCAAGCTGATGGCAATCTCTGCCGAGCGCACCTCGGACAAGGTGTTTTTGCGCGCGGATGGGGCGATCCCCTATGAGCGGGTGGCGCAGGTGATGGGCGCGCTGAATGCCGGGAATTTCCGCAATATCGGTCTGGTGACCGATGCGAACGGGCCGCTGATGGGTGGTGCTGTGGGTGGCGCTGTGGGTGGCGCTGCCGCCCCCGCCAATGACGGCGGCTAA
- the tolQ gene encoding protein TolQ, whose protein sequence is METETLAMAQEIDFSLLALFARATITVKFVMIGLLIMSFWSWAIIIRKHLLFRAARQEAEVFDRSFWSGEPLDELFEKIGPQPDGQSEKIFAAGMLEWRRSHRQDGGLIAGAQSRIDRAMDVAIARESETLNSGLSFLATVGSTAPFIGLFGTVYGIMHAFTEIAATKNTDLATVAPGIAEALMATGIGLVAAIPAVVFYNKLNADSERILGGYEAFADEFATILSRQLDA, encoded by the coding sequence ATGGAAACGGAAACCCTTGCGATGGCGCAGGAGATTGATTTCTCCCTGCTCGCCCTTTTCGCACGCGCAACGATCACTGTGAAATTCGTCATGATCGGACTTTTGATCATGTCTTTCTGGTCTTGGGCCATCATCATCCGCAAACATCTGCTGTTTCGCGCCGCGCGGCAGGAGGCCGAGGTGTTCGACCGGTCTTTCTGGTCGGGCGAGCCGCTGGACGAGCTGTTTGAAAAGATCGGGCCGCAGCCGGACGGGCAGAGCGAAAAGATCTTTGCTGCCGGGATGCTGGAATGGCGGCGCAGCCACCGGCAGGATGGTGGGCTGATCGCCGGGGCGCAATCGCGCATCGACCGGGCGATGGATGTGGCGATTGCCCGCGAGAGCGAGACGCTGAACAGCGGGCTGAGCTTTCTGGCCACCGTCGGCTCTACCGCGCCGTTCATCGGGCTGTTCGGCACGGTGTATGGTATCATGCACGCCTTCACCGAGATTGCCGCGACCAAAAACACCGATCTGGCCACTGTGGCACCCGGCATCGCCGAGGCGCTGATGGCGACCGGCATCGGGCTTGTCGCCGCCATCCCGGCAGTGGTGTTCTACAACAAGCTGAATGCGGACAGCGAGCGGATCCTGGGCGGCTATGAGGCCTTTGCCGATGAATTCGCCACCATCCTGTCGCGCCAGCTGGACGCCTGA
- a CDS encoding cell envelope biogenesis protein TolA, which translates to MDKANIISGVGHVSLILWVLLGDILFSPPEPPEMAVTEVSLMSSAEFDALVAASPTAPPAPEQTDSPTEAAVEPPPEPEQTEAPEEPAPPPEPAPEAEAEPLPETLPEEAVPQPLEAPEPVAPLAEIEQPIPVPQSSIVPRPRPSPRVAPVPQEAPPEDVPVAEEVQQAVSEEAAPEAPVVEEEQEAAAPEEATTEIVTEATETEQAPALAPTSSRRPQSRPRRAETPVEQPSETQSASSEAVEETPAPQVDTQATNDAVAEALAAELAAAAPSESAAEAPAAQGGSIAANGPPMSAGEIDAMRVAVERCWNVATLSTEASRTTVVVGVSVGQDGKPVSTSIRMVSSSGGSDAAARQSYEAARRAILRCGSQGFPLPPEKYETWKELELVFDSRGVGL; encoded by the coding sequence ATGGATAAGGCGAACATCATCTCTGGCGTCGGGCATGTGAGCCTGATCCTTTGGGTGCTTTTGGGCGACATCCTGTTCAGCCCGCCGGAGCCGCCTGAGATGGCGGTGACCGAAGTGTCGCTGATGTCCTCGGCGGAATTTGATGCGCTGGTGGCAGCTTCTCCTACCGCCCCGCCTGCGCCCGAACAGACCGACAGCCCGACAGAGGCCGCTGTGGAGCCGCCGCCGGAGCCGGAACAGACCGAAGCGCCGGAAGAACCTGCGCCGCCGCCGGAACCGGCGCCCGAGGCCGAGGCAGAACCGCTGCCCGAGACCCTGCCGGAAGAAGCCGTGCCGCAACCCCTGGAAGCGCCCGAGCCGGTGGCCCCGCTGGCCGAGATCGAACAGCCGATCCCGGTGCCGCAAAGCTCGATCGTGCCGCGTCCGCGCCCGTCGCCGCGTGTGGCCCCGGTGCCGCAGGAAGCCCCGCCCGAGGATGTGCCAGTGGCCGAAGAGGTGCAGCAGGCCGTCAGCGAAGAGGCCGCCCCCGAGGCCCCGGTGGTCGAGGAAGAGCAGGAAGCCGCCGCCCCGGAAGAGGCGACGACCGAAATCGTGACCGAAGCGACCGAGACGGAACAGGCCCCGGCTTTGGCCCCGACATCCAGCCGTCGGCCACAATCGCGGCCGCGCCGCGCGGAAACCCCGGTGGAGCAGCCGTCCGAGACGCAATCGGCCAGCAGCGAAGCCGTCGAAGAGACGCCCGCACCGCAGGTGGATACGCAGGCGACGAATGATGCCGTGGCCGAGGCGCTGGCCGCAGAACTGGCCGCTGCCGCCCCGTCAGAGTCGGCGGCGGAAGCCCCGGCGGCGCAGGGCGGCTCTATCGCCGCCAATGGTCCGCCGATGTCGGCGGGCGAGATCGACGCGATGCGCGTGGCGGTGGAGCGGTGCTGGAACGTGGCAACCCTGTCGACCGAAGCGAGCCGGACCACCGTGGTCGTCGGCGTGTCGGTCGGGCAGGATGGCAAGCCGGTCTCCACCTCGATCCGCATGGTCAGCTCCAGCGGTGGGTCGGATGCTGCGGCACGGCAGTCCTATGAGGCCGCACGGCGCGCGATCCTGCGCTGCGGCAGCCAAGGCTTCCCGCTGCCGCCGGAGAAATACGAGACCTGGAAAGAGCTGGAACTGGTGTTCGATTCACGCGGGGTGGGGTTGTGA
- the tolB gene encoding Tol-Pal system beta propeller repeat protein TolB translates to MSCLRYLLSAALAVATLTGGLVSPQMAQAEPLRIVLGQPVIEPMPFALPNFADEGGAGELAANISAVVAADLISTGLFEQIPDSAHIQRITSFGAPVSYADWQAINAQALITGAVQASGGQIVVKFRLHDVFANGELGEGLQFVGTTDSWRRMAHKVADAVYSRITGETGYFDSRIVFVAESGPKNQRQKRLAVMDYDGANTSYLTDSSSIVLAPRFSPSGDRILFTSYSSGFPQIYIMDVSSLSVRSLGEQPGTMTFAPRFSPDGGTVVFSLEQGGNTDIYSLNISSGALSQLTNSPAIETAPSFSPDGSQIVFESDRSGGQQLYVMSAGGGEPRRISGGAGRYGTPVWSPRGDYIAFTKQNAGRFHIGVMLADGTEEKLLTSSYLDEGPTWAPNGRVIMFTRQPPGEGNPVLYTVDTTGRVLRQISTDTAASDPAWSPLLP, encoded by the coding sequence ATGAGCTGTCTCCGCTACCTTCTCTCTGCCGCGCTTGCGGTGGCCACTCTGACGGGGGGGCTTGTGTCGCCGCAAATGGCACAGGCCGAACCGCTGCGCATCGTGCTGGGCCAGCCGGTGATCGAGCCGATGCCCTTTGCGCTGCCGAACTTCGCGGATGAAGGCGGCGCGGGTGAACTGGCGGCGAATATTTCGGCAGTGGTGGCGGCTGATCTGATCAGCACCGGGCTGTTTGAACAGATCCCCGACAGCGCGCACATCCAGCGCATCACTTCGTTCGGCGCGCCAGTGTCCTATGCCGACTGGCAGGCGATCAATGCGCAGGCGCTGATCACCGGCGCGGTGCAGGCCTCGGGTGGGCAGATCGTGGTGAAATTCCGCCTGCATGACGTGTTTGCCAATGGCGAGCTGGGCGAAGGCCTGCAATTCGTTGGCACCACCGACAGCTGGCGCCGGATGGCGCATAAGGTGGCCGATGCCGTCTATAGCCGCATCACCGGCGAGACCGGCTATTTCGACAGCCGCATCGTGTTCGTGGCCGAAAGCGGCCCGAAGAACCAGCGGCAGAAGCGGCTGGCGGTGATGGATTATGATGGGGCGAACACCTCGTATCTGACCGACAGCTCGTCCATCGTGCTGGCCCCGCGCTTTTCGCCCTCGGGCGACCGGATCCTGTTCACCTCGTACTCGTCGGGTTTCCCGCAAATCTACATCATGGATGTGAGCAGCCTGTCGGTGCGCAGCCTTGGCGAACAGCCGGGCACCATGACGTTTGCACCGCGCTTTTCGCCGGATGGCGGCACGGTGGTGTTCAGTCTGGAACAGGGCGGCAATACCGATATCTATTCGCTGAACATCTCGTCCGGTGCGCTCAGCCAGCTGACCAATTCGCCCGCCATCGAAACCGCGCCGTCCTTCAGCCCGGATGGCAGTCAGATCGTGTTTGAAAGCGACCGTTCGGGCGGCCAGCAACTCTATGTGATGAGCGCGGGCGGCGGCGAGCCGCGGCGGATCTCGGGGGGGGCGGGGCGCTATGGCACGCCGGTCTGGTCGCCGCGCGGTGACTATATCGCTTTCACCAAGCAGAATGCCGGGCGCTTCCACATCGGGGTGATGCTGGCCGATGGCACCGAAGAAAAGCTGCTCACCTCGTCTTATCTGGATGAAGGCCCGACCTGGGCGCCGAATGGCCGGGTGATCATGTTCACCCGCCAACCGCCCGGCGAAGGCAATCCGGTGCTCTATACGGTGGATACGACGGGCCGGGTGCTGCGTCAGATCAGCACCGATACCGCCGCATCCGACCCGGCATGGTCGCCTTTGCTGCCGTAA
- the ybgF gene encoding tol-pal system protein YbgF, whose translation MGLRAVALALILLPGLAFGQDRAQTLADIKSEIAALNAEFSALKQELVTTGAVQSGAAGGSALQRLDAIEAALVRLTAKNEEVELRLNRVVSDGTNRIGDLEFRVVELEGGDIGSLPPTTPLGGEAAAATPPRPVETAPAPGGAELAIGEQEQFDRAKGVLGQGDFRAAADQLAAFAAAYPGSPLMAEAQILRGDALKQAGDAANAARSYLEAFSGKPDGPMAGQALVKLGQSLADLGQVPEACVTLAEVGVRFPGSAAATEAGAAMAGLACQ comes from the coding sequence ATGGGCTTGCGCGCCGTTGCGCTGGCATTGATCCTGCTGCCCGGACTGGCCTTTGGTCAGGACCGGGCGCAGACGCTGGCGGATATCAAATCTGAAATCGCCGCGCTCAACGCCGAATTTTCGGCGTTGAAGCAAGAGCTTGTCACCACGGGCGCTGTGCAGTCCGGCGCGGCGGGCGGATCGGCGCTGCAACGGCTGGATGCCATCGAAGCCGCGCTGGTGCGCCTGACCGCCAAGAACGAAGAGGTGGAACTGCGCCTGAACCGGGTGGTCAGTGATGGCACCAACCGGATCGGCGATCTGGAGTTCCGGGTGGTGGAACTGGAAGGCGGCGATATCGGGTCGCTGCCGCCGACAACCCCGCTGGGGGGCGAGGCTGCGGCTGCAACACCGCCCCGCCCCGTTGAAACCGCCCCAGCCCCTGGGGGAGCCGAGCTTGCCATCGGCGAACAGGAGCAGTTTGACCGGGCCAAGGGGGTGCTCGGTCAAGGTGACTTTCGTGCCGCCGCGGACCAGCTTGCGGCCTTTGCCGCGGCCTACCCGGGCAGCCCCCTGATGGCCGAGGCGCAGATCCTGCGGGGGGATGCGCTGAAACAGGCAGGCGATGCGGCCAATGCCGCACGCTCTTACCTTGAGGCGTTTTCCGGCAAGCCGGATGGGCCTATGGCGGGGCAGGCGCTGGTCAAGCTGGGGCAGTCGCTGGCCGATCTGGGTCAGGTGCCCGAGGCCTGCGTGACCCTAGCCGAGGTGGGCGTGCGCTTCCCCGGTTCGGCCGCCGCAACCGAGGCGGGCGCCGCGATGGCGGGTCTGGCCTGCCAATGA
- the tilS gene encoding tRNA lysidine(34) synthetase TilS, giving the protein MRDTSARIGIAVSGGGDSTALLHLALRVAPGLGFAVEAVTVDHGLRPESAAEAAQVAALCAAQGLPHATLLWQDRTATGNLMDQARRARFALISDWARGRGIGRVLLGHTADDQAESFLMNLGRVAGLDGLSGMRPQWQAQGILWQRPLLGQGRADLRDYLRRNGVAWIDDPSNDNDRFTRIKARQALAALARLGISVKTLAGTIANLSQARAALTRTLSDVVAAHVTEAAGALLMPVQIFDDLPPDLRRRLLSAAIRWMAGADYAPRESQLGRLGDNLAQKQAAMLGGVRFRFAADRLQISREPRAVMGAMATDALWDHRWQMTGPHHSGLTVAALGAAGLRLCKDWRSTGHNRDALLVSPAIWHGDRLVAAPLAQKSDDWQAKLGPSFGMFILSH; this is encoded by the coding sequence TTGCGCGACACATCCGCCCGGATCGGCATTGCCGTTTCGGGCGGTGGTGATTCGACGGCCCTGCTGCATCTGGCGCTGCGGGTCGCGCCGGGGCTGGGCTTCGCCGTTGAAGCTGTCACTGTCGATCACGGATTGCGGCCCGAAAGTGCCGCGGAGGCGGCACAGGTCGCGGCACTCTGTGCCGCGCAGGGCCTTCCCCATGCAACGCTGCTGTGGCAGGACCGCACGGCAACCGGCAATCTGATGGATCAGGCCCGCCGCGCCCGGTTTGCGCTGATCTCCGATTGGGCCAGAGGCCGGGGAATTGGCCGGGTGCTGCTGGGCCATACGGCGGATGATCAGGCCGAAAGCTTTTTGATGAATCTGGGCCGGGTGGCCGGGCTGGACGGGCTGTCGGGGATGCGCCCGCAGTGGCAAGCGCAAGGGATTCTGTGGCAGCGTCCCTTGCTGGGGCAGGGCCGGGCGGACCTGCGCGACTATCTACGCCGCAACGGCGTCGCGTGGATTGACGACCCGAGCAACGACAATGACCGCTTTACCCGTATCAAGGCACGGCAGGCGCTGGCCGCTTTGGCCCGGTTGGGCATCAGTGTCAAGACGCTGGCAGGCACGATTGCGAATCTGTCTCAGGCGCGCGCGGCCCTGACCCGGACTTTGTCCGATGTGGTGGCCGCGCATGTGACAGAGGCCGCAGGGGCGCTGCTGATGCCGGTGCAGATCTTTGACGATTTGCCGCCCGATCTGCGGCGGCGGCTGCTGAGTGCCGCGATCCGTTGGATGGCAGGGGCCGACTATGCGCCGCGCGAAAGCCAGCTTGGTCGGTTGGGGGACAATCTGGCTCAGAAACAGGCGGCGATGCTGGGCGGCGTGCGCTTCCGTTTTGCCGCAGACCGCCTGCAGATCAGCCGCGAACCCCGCGCCGTCATGGGGGCAATGGCGACGGACGCACTCTGGGATCATCGCTGGCAGATGACAGGCCCGCATCATTCGGGTTTGACGGTGGCCGCCCTTGGCGCGGCGGGCCTGCGCCTGTGCAAGGACTGGCGCAGCACCGGCCACAACCGCGACGCGCTGCTGGTCAGCCCGGCGATCTGGCACGGCGACCGCCTTGTCGCCGCCCCGCTGGCGCAAAAATCCGACGATTGGCAGGCCAAACTCGGCCCGAGTTTCGGAATGTTCATCTTATCGCATTGA
- the ybgC gene encoding tol-pal system-associated acyl-CoA thioesterase — translation MHRFKLRVYYEDTDLAGIVYYANYLKFIERGRSEWVRSLGVDQVRLRQEAGIVFAVRRVEADYLRPAVFDDVLSVETRLIALGGSRIELGQNVLRGDICLFAAKVTLVCLSGTGRAVRLPADIRALLEAAGI, via the coding sequence ATGCATCGGTTTAAGCTGCGGGTCTATTACGAGGATACCGATCTTGCGGGCATCGTCTATTACGCCAATTATCTGAAGTTCATCGAGCGGGGCCGCAGCGAATGGGTGCGCAGTCTCGGCGTGGATCAGGTGCGGCTGCGGCAGGAGGCGGGCATTGTCTTTGCCGTGCGGCGCGTCGAGGCGGATTATCTGCGTCCGGCGGTATTTGATGATGTTCTGTCGGTCGAGACGCGGCTGATCGCTTTGGGCGGCAGCCGGATCGAGTTGGGACAGAACGTGCTGCGGGGCGACATCTGCCTGTTTGCGGCGAAGGTGACACTGGTCTGTCTAAGCGGCACAGGCCGGGCGGTGCGATTGCCTGCCGACATCCGCGCCCTGCTGGAGGCCGCCGGGATCTGA
- a CDS encoding TonB C-terminal domain-containing protein, which yields MSVSFVMPALALALLLPVPLVAQTSPPFDPLTRAEIKALRQGVERCWNTAKLSRAALEADIVVAVWLRPDGTVIEDSIALIKSRSGDDEAVAQAYDAAHRALLVCGKTGLPVPLDKYATWRELEMSFGNSGRTK from the coding sequence GTGAGTGTGTCTTTTGTGATGCCTGCTCTGGCGCTTGCCCTGTTGCTGCCGGTCCCGCTGGTCGCGCAGACCAGCCCGCCGTTCGATCCCTTGACGCGGGCGGAGATCAAGGCCTTGCGGCAGGGCGTGGAACGGTGCTGGAACACGGCCAAGCTGAGCCGTGCGGCGCTGGAGGCCGATATTGTGGTCGCCGTGTGGCTGCGGCCCGATGGCACGGTGATCGAGGACAGCATTGCGCTGATCAAAAGCAGGAGCGGTGATGACGAGGCGGTGGCGCAGGCCTATGACGCCGCCCACCGCGCATTGCTGGTGTGTGGCAAGACCGGCTTGCCGGTGCCGCTCGACAAATATGCGACCTGGCGAGAGCTTGAGATGTCCTTCGGCAACAGCGGGCGAACGAAATAG
- the pal gene encoding peptidoglycan-associated lipoprotein Pal — MAYVSKALLLVAVLGLAACNNPDRYGAGGAGAGGAGGAGGAGGIGAGGLGGPNDPTSVAYFQQTLGDRVFFAIDQSSLSDEARGILSRQAQWLQQNADYAIIVEGHADEQGTREYNLALGARRASAVQNYLISQGISAGRMRTVSYGKERPIEVCSSEACFSKNRRSVTVLSMGAGA, encoded by the coding sequence ATGGCGTATGTTTCCAAGGCGCTGCTTCTGGTGGCAGTACTCGGCCTCGCGGCCTGTAATAACCCGGACCGTTACGGCGCAGGCGGTGCGGGTGCCGGTGGTGCGGGCGGCGCAGGCGGTGCCGGTGGCATCGGCGCGGGCGGCCTTGGCGGCCCGAACGATCCGACCTCGGTCGCCTATTTCCAGCAGACGCTGGGCGACCGCGTGTTCTTTGCCATCGACCAGTCCAGCCTGTCGGACGAAGCGCGCGGCATCCTGAGCCGTCAGGCCCAGTGGCTGCAACAGAACGCCGATTACGCCATCATCGTCGAAGGCCATGCCGACGAGCAGGGCACCCGTGAATACAACCTCGCACTTGGCGCGCGTCGTGCCTCGGCTGTGCAGAACTATCTGATCTCGCAGGGGATTTCGGCAGGCCGCATGCGCACTGTGTCCTACGGCAAAGAACGCCCGATCGAGGTGTGCTCGTCCGAGGCGTGCTTCTCGAAGAACCGTCGTTCGGTGACGGTGCTGTCGATGGGCGCGGGGGCCTGA
- the ftsH gene encoding ATP-dependent zinc metalloprotease FtsH has protein sequence MGNARNIAFWVVLFLLILALFNMFSGGQTTSASRNLSYSEFIARVDEGQVSSVTLDGERVLVRGKDGNTYATIKPQDENITDRLISKGVEVRAEAQEQSGFLSLISLWLPFLVLIGIWIFFMNRMQGGGRGGAMGFGKSRAKLLTEKHGRVTFDDVAGIDEAKEELEEIVEFLRNPQKFSRLGGKIPKGALLVGPPGTGKTLLARAIAGEAGVPFFTISGSDFVEMFVGVGASRVRDMFEQAKKNAPCIVFIDEIDAVGRARGVGIGGGNDEREQTLNQLLVEMDGFEANEGVIIVAATNRKDVLDPALLRPGRFDRQIHVPNPDIKGREKILTVHARKVPVGPDVDLRIIARGCPGFSGADLANLVNEAALMAARVGRRFVTMDDFEQAKDKVMMGAERRSMVLTADQKEKTAYHEAGHAIVGMNMPKCDPVYKATIIPRGGALGMVVSLPEMDRLNMHKDEGKQKIAMTMAGKAAEIIKYGEEGVSSGPAGDIQQASSLARAMVMRWGMSDVIGNIDYAEAHEGYQGNTGGFSVSAETKKLIEAEVKRLIDEGYETAYRVLTEKSEEFERLAKGLLEYETLTGDEIRKVVAGEVLGSDDDAGGSNDGGSAASVIAIPKTKPKSAKPDAGLEPEPLA, from the coding sequence GTGGGTAATGCACGAAATATCGCATTCTGGGTCGTTCTGTTTCTGCTGATCCTCGCGCTGTTCAATATGTTCAGTGGGGGGCAGACGACCAGCGCCTCGCGCAACCTGTCGTATTCGGAGTTTATTGCCCGGGTGGATGAAGGACAGGTGTCCAGCGTCACGCTGGATGGCGAACGCGTTCTGGTGCGGGGGAAAGATGGCAATACCTATGCCACGATCAAGCCGCAGGATGAAAACATCACCGACCGGCTGATTTCCAAAGGCGTCGAAGTGCGGGCCGAGGCGCAGGAGCAATCGGGCTTCCTGTCGCTGATATCGCTCTGGCTGCCGTTCCTCGTGCTGATCGGCATCTGGATCTTCTTCATGAACCGGATGCAGGGCGGCGGACGCGGCGGCGCGATGGGCTTTGGCAAAAGCCGGGCCAAGCTGCTGACGGAAAAGCATGGCCGTGTGACCTTTGATGACGTGGCAGGCATCGACGAGGCCAAGGAAGAGCTGGAAGAGATCGTTGAATTCCTGCGCAACCCGCAGAAATTCTCGCGGCTTGGCGGCAAGATCCCGAAAGGCGCGCTGCTGGTCGGCCCGCCCGGCACGGGGAAAACCCTGCTGGCGCGTGCGATTGCGGGCGAGGCGGGCGTGCCCTTCTTCACCATCTCCGGCTCTGACTTCGTGGAGATGTTCGTGGGCGTCGGCGCATCCCGTGTGCGTGACATGTTCGAACAGGCCAAGAAAAACGCGCCCTGTATCGTGTTCATCGACGAGATCGACGCCGTGGGCCGCGCCCGGGGTGTGGGCATCGGCGGTGGCAATGACGAACGCGAACAGACGCTGAACCAGCTTCTGGTCGAAATGGACGGGTTCGAGGCGAATGAGGGCGTGATCATCGTCGCCGCCACCAACCGCAAGGACGTGCTGGACCCGGCGCTGCTGCGCCCGGGCCGTTTTGACCGCCAGATCCATGTGCCGAACCCCGACATCAAGGGTCGCGAAAAGATCCTGACCGTTCACGCCCGCAAGGTGCCGGTCGGCCCCGATGTCGATCTGCGCATCATAGCCCGTGGTTGCCCCGGCTTCTCGGGTGCCGACCTTGCCAACCTCGTGAACGAGGCCGCCCTGATGGCCGCCCGTGTCGGCCGCCGCTTTGTGACCATGGATGATTTCGAGCAGGCCAAGGACAAGGTGATGATGGGGGCAGAGCGCCGCTCGATGGTGCTGACCGCCGATCAGAAGGAAAAGACTGCCTATCACGAGGCAGGCCATGCGATTGTCGGCATGAACATGCCGAAATGTGATCCGGTCTACAAAGCCACGATCATCCCGCGCGGCGGTGCCCTTGGCATGGTGGTCAGCCTGCCGGAGATGGACCGGCTGAACATGCACAAGGATGAAGGCAAGCAGAAGATCGCGATGACGATGGCAGGCAAGGCCGCCGAAATCATCAAATACGGCGAAGAGGGTGTGTCCTCTGGCCCGGCCGGCGATATTCAGCAGGCCAGCAGCCTGGCACGCGCGATGGTTATGCGGTGGGGCATGTCGGATGTGATCGGCAATATCGACTATGCCGAAGCGCATGAAGGCTATCAGGGCAATACGGGCGGCTTCTCGGTTTCGGCGGAAACCAAGAAACTGATCGAGGCGGAAGTGAAGCGCCTGATCGACGAAGGCTATGAAACCGCCTACCGGGTGCTGACCGAAAAGTCGGAAGAGTTTGAACGGCTCGCCAAGGGTCTGCTGGAATACGAAACTCTGACCGGCGATGAAATCCGCAAGGTTGTGGCGGGCGAGGTTCTGGGCAGCGATGATGATGCGGGCGGCTCCAACGATGGTGGTTCTGCCGCTTCGGTGATCGCCATTCCCAAGACCAAGCCGAAATCGGCCAAGCCGGATGCCGGGCTTGAACCCGAACCTCTGGCCTGA